A region of Litorilinea aerophila DNA encodes the following proteins:
- a CDS encoding M20/M25/M40 family metallo-hydrolase yields the protein MHHMLKEPAVRAAVEALARRLDALTQLCIQIQQIPAPTGQEEGRAIWIEARLRALGLADVSRDELHNVLARVPGRAARPALLVSAHTDTVFAMDTDLTVHPDLQAGRLYGPGIGDNSAGVAALLALAQELAALPPPPVDIWLAANSSEEGLGDLRGMRAVVDRLQDRLGACLVLEGMGLGRIVHRALGSRRFRIRVTAPGGHSWSDFGAASAVHVLAHIAADLTRMRVPIAPRTTFNIGRMAGGTSVNTIAQHAALELDIRSEATVTLEATVEQALEIVRRYQTPRWQRRQVQVAVETIGDRPTGEIPAEHPLVVAATQALRQTGHGGRVDLRMSSTDANIPLSRGIPAICVGVTEGGNAHRLEEWIDPALLPRGMQYLLTLTWWAAGWLGGEGTSPG from the coding sequence ATGCACCATATGCTCAAAGAGCCGGCTGTCCGGGCAGCGGTGGAAGCCCTGGCCCGCCGCCTGGATGCCCTCACCCAACTCTGCATCCAGATCCAGCAGATCCCCGCACCCACCGGGCAGGAAGAGGGGCGGGCCATCTGGATCGAGGCCCGGCTACGCGCCCTGGGACTGGCCGACGTGAGCCGGGACGAGCTCCACAACGTACTGGCCCGGGTGCCAGGGCGCGCTGCCCGGCCCGCGCTCTTGGTGAGCGCCCACACCGACACCGTCTTCGCCATGGACACGGACCTGACGGTCCACCCCGATCTCCAGGCCGGACGGCTCTACGGCCCCGGCATCGGGGACAATTCGGCTGGCGTGGCGGCCCTGCTGGCCCTGGCCCAGGAGCTGGCCGCCCTGCCACCACCGCCAGTGGACATCTGGCTGGCGGCCAACAGCAGCGAAGAGGGCCTGGGCGACCTGCGGGGTATGCGAGCCGTGGTGGACCGACTACAGGATCGCCTGGGCGCCTGCCTGGTGCTGGAGGGGATGGGCCTGGGCCGCATCGTCCACCGGGCCCTGGGCTCCCGGCGCTTCCGCATCCGGGTGACGGCCCCGGGCGGCCACAGCTGGAGCGACTTCGGCGCCGCCAGCGCGGTCCATGTTCTGGCCCACATCGCGGCTGACCTGACCCGAATGCGGGTCCCCATCGCCCCCCGCACCACCTTCAACATCGGCCGCATGGCCGGCGGCACCTCGGTCAACACCATCGCCCAACATGCCGCGCTGGAGCTGGACATCCGCAGCGAGGCCACGGTCACCCTGGAGGCCACCGTGGAGCAGGCCCTGGAGATCGTCCGCCGCTACCAGACGCCCCGCTGGCAACGGCGCCAGGTTCAGGTGGCGGTGGAGACCATCGGCGACCGCCCCACGGGTGAGATCCCGGCAGAGCATCCCCTGGTGGTGGCCGCCACCCAGGCCCTCCGTCAGACGGGCCATGGGGGGCGGGTAGATCTGCGCATGAGCAGCACCGATGCCAACATCCCCCTCAGCCGGGGCATACCGGCCATCTGTGTGGGGGTGACCGAAGGGGGCAATGCCCACCGGCTGGAGGAGTGGATCGACCCGGCGCTGTTGCCCCGGGGCATGCAGTATCTGCTCACCCTCACCTGGTGGGCAGCGGGCTGGCTGGGCGGTGAAGGGACATCGCCAGGTTGA
- the thrS gene encoding threonine--tRNA ligase — MNQYQGNGQLSPEEQEQLYKIRHSLAHIMAQAVLELYPEAKIAIGPPIDTGFYYDFDLGVDEEGRPRTFSPEDLEKIEKRMRQIISERHPFIYREVTADEAREIFKDQPYKLELIEGLEKGEVDEYGNEVDEKPVISTYRQDTFEDLCRGPHVEHTGQIPPDAFKLMSVAGAYWRGDENNPMLQRIYGTAWRNKKELNDYLKMMEEARKRDHRKLGRELEIYIFDEEVGPGLPLWLPNGAILIEELEKLAKEVEREAGYQRVRSPHVTKEDLFLRSGHLPYYAESMYPPMELEGVRYYVKPMNCPFHHKIFASRPRSYRELPLRLAEYGTCYRYEKSGELFGLMRVRSMQMNDAHIYCAEEQFEEEFMGVIALYRRYFELFGIDRYVMRLSTHHPRGLGKKYVDNERLWLKTEEMVRSAMRNGNDPFVEVPDEAAFYGPKIDVQIWSAIGREFTLATNQVDFAVPPRFDLKFVNREGQEETPLCIHRAPLSTHERLIGFLIEHYAGNFPVWLAPQQVVVIPITDAHNEYAANLARRLFDGGIRAEADLSSERMNAKIRQAQLMKVPYMLVVGDREVSQETVSLRKRDGSRRNDMPVGEFIALVQEKIATRAGDL, encoded by the coding sequence ATGAACCAGTATCAGGGGAACGGCCAACTGAGCCCGGAAGAGCAGGAGCAGCTCTACAAGATTCGACACAGCCTGGCCCACATCATGGCCCAGGCGGTCCTGGAGCTCTACCCGGAGGCCAAGATCGCCATCGGGCCGCCCATCGACACCGGCTTCTACTATGACTTCGACCTGGGCGTGGATGAGGAGGGCCGGCCGCGCACCTTCTCACCCGAGGATCTGGAAAAGATCGAGAAGCGTATGCGCCAGATCATCAGTGAGCGGCACCCCTTCATCTACCGGGAGGTGACCGCGGACGAGGCCAGGGAGATCTTCAAGGATCAGCCCTACAAGCTGGAGCTGATCGAGGGGCTGGAGAAGGGCGAGGTGGATGAATACGGCAACGAGGTGGACGAAAAGCCGGTCATCAGCACCTACCGGCAGGACACCTTCGAGGACCTGTGCCGGGGCCCCCATGTGGAGCACACGGGCCAGATCCCGCCCGACGCCTTCAAGCTCATGAGCGTGGCCGGTGCCTACTGGCGGGGGGATGAAAACAACCCCATGCTCCAGCGCATCTACGGCACGGCCTGGCGCAACAAGAAGGAGCTCAACGACTACCTGAAGATGATGGAGGAGGCCCGCAAGCGGGACCACCGGAAGTTGGGCCGGGAGCTGGAGATCTACATCTTCGACGAGGAGGTGGGGCCGGGCCTGCCCCTGTGGCTGCCCAACGGCGCCATCCTCATCGAGGAGCTGGAGAAGCTGGCCAAAGAGGTGGAGCGGGAGGCCGGCTACCAGCGGGTGCGCTCGCCCCATGTGACCAAGGAGGACCTCTTCCTGCGCAGCGGCCACCTGCCCTACTACGCGGAGAGCATGTACCCGCCCATGGAGCTGGAGGGCGTCCGCTACTACGTCAAGCCCATGAACTGCCCCTTCCACCACAAGATCTTTGCCAGCCGCCCCCGCAGCTACCGGGAGCTGCCCCTGCGGCTGGCCGAGTATGGCACCTGCTATCGCTACGAGAAGAGCGGCGAGCTCTTTGGCCTGATGCGGGTCCGTTCCATGCAGATGAACGACGCCCACATCTACTGCGCCGAAGAGCAGTTCGAAGAAGAGTTCATGGGCGTCATCGCCCTGTACCGGCGCTACTTCGAGCTCTTCGGCATCGACCGCTACGTCATGCGCCTGAGCACCCATCACCCCCGGGGGCTGGGCAAGAAGTATGTGGACAACGAGCGGCTCTGGCTGAAGACGGAGGAGATGGTGCGCAGCGCCATGCGCAACGGCAACGACCCCTTCGTGGAGGTGCCCGACGAGGCGGCCTTCTACGGCCCCAAGATCGACGTGCAGATCTGGAGCGCCATCGGCCGGGAGTTTACCCTGGCCACCAACCAGGTGGACTTTGCCGTGCCGCCCCGCTTTGACCTGAAATTCGTCAACCGGGAGGGCCAGGAGGAGACGCCCCTGTGCATCCACCGGGCGCCCCTGAGCACCCACGAACGCCTGATCGGCTTCCTCATCGAGCACTACGCGGGCAACTTCCCGGTGTGGCTGGCGCCCCAGCAGGTGGTGGTCATCCCCATCACCGACGCCCACAACGAGTACGCGGCCAACCTGGCCCGGCGCCTGTTCGACGGGGGCATCCGCGCCGAGGCCGACCTCAGCTCGGAGCGGATGAACGCCAAGATCCGCCAGGCCCAGCTCATGAAGGTGCCCTACATGCTGGTGGTGGGGGACCGGGAGGTGAGCCAGGAGACGGTCTCCCTGCGCAAGCGGGATGGCAGCCGCCGCAACGACATGCCCGTGGGCGAGTTCATCGCCCTGGTGCAGGAAAAGATCGCCACCCGGGCCGGCGATCTGTAG
- the dnaB gene encoding replicative DNA helicase, translating to MDGQLQNGTTGSSEPSTTRTIPANLEAERAVLGALLIDPDAIIKVANFLRPEDFFRERHAWLYEAMLALNERHEPLDFVTLVDELERRGQLEDVGGPAYITDLISTTPTAIYVDHYARIVERTAVLRRLIAAAGKIAELAYDESQDVDEVVDRAEQIIFGVSESRIHRDLTPIRAIMTGVVERIDFLTRNRDTLMGVPTGFTMLDRLLGGFQKSDLIILAGRPGMGKTSFALSIAQNAAKRYGARVAIFSLEMSSEQLVQRLLSMETGIDSHRLRLGDVHEEEWPILLEAANMLASTNIFIDDTPAASVTEIRTKARRLYAEHGLDLILIDYMQLMTGQGGRNENRQQEISYISRSLKALARELNVPVIALSQLSRAVESRADKRPMLSDLRESGSIEQDADVVLFIYREDYYIEDTDRQNIADVLVAKHRHGSTGTASLYFRKELTQFRDLEIQRTDLEY from the coding sequence TTGGACGGTCAACTGCAAAACGGCACCACCGGCTCTTCTGAGCCCAGTACCACCAGGACCATTCCGGCCAACCTGGAGGCCGAGCGGGCCGTCCTGGGGGCCCTGCTCATCGATCCGGACGCCATCATCAAGGTCGCCAACTTCCTGCGGCCGGAGGACTTCTTCCGGGAGCGCCACGCCTGGCTCTACGAGGCCATGCTGGCCCTGAACGAACGCCACGAACCCCTGGACTTCGTAACCCTGGTGGACGAGCTGGAGCGTCGGGGGCAGCTGGAGGATGTGGGCGGCCCGGCCTACATCACCGACCTTATCAGCACCACCCCCACCGCCATCTACGTGGACCACTACGCCCGCATCGTGGAGCGCACCGCGGTCCTGCGCCGCCTCATCGCCGCGGCCGGCAAGATCGCAGAGCTGGCCTACGACGAGAGCCAGGATGTGGATGAGGTGGTGGATCGGGCCGAGCAGATCATCTTCGGCGTCAGCGAAAGCCGCATCCACCGGGACCTGACGCCCATTCGGGCCATCATGACCGGCGTGGTGGAGCGGATCGACTTCCTCACCCGCAATCGGGACACCCTCATGGGCGTCCCCACCGGCTTCACCATGCTGGACCGGCTCCTGGGCGGCTTCCAGAAGAGCGACCTGATCATCCTGGCCGGCCGGCCGGGCATGGGTAAGACCTCCTTTGCCCTCTCCATCGCCCAGAACGCGGCCAAGCGTTACGGCGCGCGGGTGGCCATCTTCAGCCTGGAGATGAGCAGTGAACAACTGGTGCAGCGGCTGCTTTCCATGGAGACGGGCATCGACAGCCACCGCCTGCGCCTGGGCGACGTCCACGAAGAGGAATGGCCCATCCTGCTGGAGGCGGCCAACATGCTGGCTTCTACCAACATCTTCATCGACGACACCCCCGCGGCCAGCGTCACCGAGATCCGCACCAAGGCCCGCCGCCTCTATGCCGAGCACGGGCTGGACCTGATCCTCATCGACTATATGCAGCTCATGACCGGCCAGGGTGGCCGCAACGAGAACCGCCAGCAGGAGATCAGCTACATCAGCCGTTCCCTCAAGGCCCTGGCCCGAGAGCTCAACGTGCCCGTCATCGCCCTGAGTCAGCTCAGCCGGGCCGTCGAAAGCCGGGCCGACAAACGACCCATGCTGTCGGATCTACGCGAAAGTGGTTCCATTGAACAGGATGCAGATGTGGTCCTCTTCATCTACCGGGAGGACTACTACATCGAGGACACCGACCGGCAGAATATCGCCGATGTCCTGGTGGCCAAACATCGCCACGGCTCCACCGGGACGGCCAGCCTCTACTTCCGTAAGGAGTTGACCCAGTTCCGGGATCTGGAGATCCAGCGCACGGACCTGGAGTATTAA